A DNA window from bacterium contains the following coding sequences:
- a CDS encoding FlgD immunoglobulin-like domain containing protein — translation SFTVDCTMPPGVTGLTSAPGHEQVTLAWTMADASDVDHYEVWRAVWHTGDNVTSAYPEYDDDNPSQPVWPADHAAAVASPEWSLVDDTVPGTAVGYVNNHAPRGIYYYEVYAVDAAGNVGPGAGPMNRSTNYWLGDIDPPTYDGDVDVPDIDELGSAFGYVHGGVGYDNEADVGPTDDTSSFGIPTTDNVIDFEDLMIFAMNFGNVAPRQPAGGTPNAVLAWTHLDGNTWALELVEPCADLKGLRLRAGLPDGVACEVRAGELLDAQVSPAFVANIDRNGLDASLALLGRGGAIAGAGELLRVTFSADVTIVPEIDARRTDNGDLRVSQTTGNEPQTPARFTAGQNYPNPFNPKTTIAFALPEARHVRLGVYAVDGSLVRTLVDGQLAAGAHNIVWDGLDSALQRAATGTYFYRLIAGADTEVRKMTLVK, via the coding sequence TCTCGTTCACGGTGGACTGCACCATGCCGCCGGGCGTGACCGGCCTGACGTCGGCCCCCGGCCACGAGCAGGTCACGCTCGCCTGGACGATGGCCGACGCCTCGGACGTGGACCACTACGAAGTGTGGCGCGCCGTCTGGCACACCGGCGACAACGTCACCTCGGCCTACCCCGAGTACGATGATGACAACCCGAGCCAGCCCGTGTGGCCCGCCGACCACGCCGCCGCCGTCGCCAGCCCCGAGTGGTCGCTGGTGGACGACACGGTGCCCGGCACGGCCGTCGGCTACGTGAACAACCACGCGCCGCGCGGCATCTACTACTACGAAGTGTACGCCGTGGACGCGGCCGGCAACGTCGGCCCCGGCGCCGGACCGATGAACCGCAGCACCAACTACTGGCTGGGCGACATCGATCCTCCGACCTACGACGGCGACGTCGACGTGCCGGACATCGACGAGCTCGGCTCGGCCTTCGGCTACGTCCATGGCGGCGTCGGCTACGACAACGAAGCCGACGTCGGCCCCACCGACGACACCAGCAGCTTCGGCATCCCGACCACCGACAACGTGATCGATTTCGAGGACCTGATGATCTTCGCCATGAACTTCGGCAACGTGGCGCCGCGGCAGCCCGCGGGCGGCACGCCGAACGCGGTTCTGGCCTGGACGCATCTGGATGGGAACACCTGGGCGCTCGAGCTGGTCGAGCCTTGCGCCGATCTGAAGGGGTTGCGTCTCCGCGCCGGTCTGCCCGACGGGGTGGCCTGCGAAGTCCGCGCGGGTGAGCTGCTCGACGCCCAGGTTTCCCCGGCTTTCGTGGCCAACATCGACCGCAACGGTCTGGACGCCAGCCTCGCCCTGCTGGGCCGCGGCGGCGCCATCGCCGGCGCGGGCGAGCTGCTGCGCGTGACCTTCAGCGCGGACGTGACGATCGTTCCCGAGATCGACGCGCGCCGCACCGACAACGGCGATCTGCGGGTGTCGCAGACCACCGGCAACGAGCCGCAGACGCCGGCCCGGTTCACGGCCGGCCAGAACTACCCCAACCCGTTCAACCCCAAAACGACCATCGCCTTCGCGCTGCCCGAGGCGCGTCACGTGCGGCTGGGCGTCTACGCGGTGGACGGCAGCCTCGTGCGCACGCTCGTCGACGGCCAGCTGGCCGCCGGCGCGCACAACATCGTGTGGGA